In Mytilus galloprovincialis chromosome 1, xbMytGall1.hap1.1, whole genome shotgun sequence, the following are encoded in one genomic region:
- the LOC143068238 gene encoding uncharacterized protein LOC143068238 has product MLINFTTIYLPYSGSQNSTSNYPPYTGSQNSTTEFTPYTGRHSSTTELTPYTAKQNSTTNSVPYTGSQNSTTDYLPNTGSQNSKTNFLPYTSSQNSTSNYPPDTGSQDSTTISLSDTGSQDSTTDSLPDTGSQDSTTNSLPDTGSQDSTTYFLPDTGSQDSTTDFLLETGSQDSTTDSLPDTDSQDSTTDSIPDTGSQDSTSDSIPDTGSQDSTTDFLPDTGSQDSTTDSLPDTGSQDSTSDSLPDTGSQDSTTDFLPDTGSQDSTTESLPYSLSETSTILTTLLFGKISNACGAAPYVNAANVAINRNQAIYKCYTGYILAGRFNNLVCFNGDWRGNLPICKLQNIQPIGTVTTPKIIVTTPIGIAIKPITIDNKPEINNHIQSVPLWLLIILGAVGVCAALLFLCCMLACCLKCLGCWHMRSNGDKGSFWSRRDNRIHNDPSNRTNNMATAKNKTTKTVHGNLKSNKNSQLTNTSIVPEKKLSTAYQPPGYAKFIEAKQRAAKPPADKWMPHKKDVRPNNTSTK; this is encoded by the exons ATGTTGATCAATTTCACAACAATCTATCTGCCTTATTCAGGTAGCCAGAATTCAACATCAAACTATCCGCCATATACAGGTAGTCAGAATTCCACAACAGAATTTACACCTTACACAGGTAGACATAGTTCCACAACAGAATTAACACCTTACACAGCTAAACAGAATTCCACAACAAACTCCGTGCCTTATACAGGTAGTCAGAATTCCACAACAGACTATCTGCCTAATACAGGAAGTCAGAATTCCAAAACAAACTTTCTGCCTTATACAAGTAGTCAGAATTCCACATCAAACTATCCGCCTGATACAGGTAGTCAGGATTCAACAACCATCTCTCTATCTGATACAGGTAGTCAGGATTCAACAACCGACTCTCTGCCGGATACAGGTAGTCAGGATTCAACAACCAACTCTCTACCTGATACAGGTAGTCAGGATTCAACAACCTACTTTCTGCCTGATACAGGTAGTCAGGATTCAACAACCGACTTTCTACTTGAAACAGGTAGTCAGGATTCAACAACCGACTCTCTACCTGATACAGATAGTCAGGATTCAACAACCGACTCTATACCTGATACAGGTAGTCAGGATTCAACATCCGACTCTATACCTGATACAGGTAGTCAGGATTCAACAACCGACTTTCTGCCTGATACAGGTAGTCAGGATTCAACAACCGACTCTCTACCTGATACAGGTAGTCAGGATTCAACATCCGACTCTCTACCTGATACAGGTAGTCAGGATTCAACAACCGACTTTCTGCCTGATACAGGTAGTCAAGATTCAACAACAGAATCCCTGCCGTATTCATTAAGCGAGACTTCCACAATTTTGACGACACTTTTGTTCGGCAAAATCAGTAATGCATGCGGTGCCGCGCCCTATGTTAATGCAGCAAATGTTGCAATTAACCGTAATCAAGCGATATACAAGTGTTACACGGGATATATTTTGGCGGGACGTTTTAATAACCTTGTATGTTTCAATGGGGATTGGAGAGGCAACTTACCAATCTGCAAATTGCAAAACATACAACCTATAGGAACTGTTACCACACCTAAAATAATTGTTACCACACCTATAGGGATTGCCATCAAACCTATAACAATTGACAACAAACCGGAAATTAACAACCATATTCAGTCTG TTCCTTTATGGTTGTTGATTATTCTTGGAGCAGTTGGCGTGTGTGCGGCCTTGTTATTTTTGTGCTGTATGTTAGCATGTTGTCTCAAATGTTTGGG GTGTTGGCATATGAGATCTAATGGAGATAAAGGTAGCTTTTGGAGTCGACGTGACAACCGAATACATAATGACCCCTCGAATAGGACAAACAATATGGCGACCGCGAAGAACAAG acaacAAAAACTGTACATGGAAATCTTAAATCCAATAAGAATTCACAATTGACAAATACTAGTATTGTTCCTGAGAAGAAACTTTCTACTGCTTACCAACCACCAGGATACGCGAAATTTATTGAAGCGAAACAAAGAGCAGCAAAACCACCGGCAGACAAATGGATGCCACACAAAAAAGATGTGCGGCCTAACAATACAAGTACTAAATGA